The Planctomycetaceae bacterium genomic sequence CGGGAAGAATGCAGTACGATCGTATCGTGGCGGGAGTCCCCTCGGCCGGGACGTATACCAGCTATTCTGATGTCAGCCTGTCCAACTGGTACGGAAACAAGTCAGTGCATTTGTTTCTGCTGCCGTATGTCGATCAGGGCAACTCCTACGCTCTGATTGATTTTGGCGTGACCAGTTCACCGCGAATGCTGCAGAATGGCGCTCCCGCGCATCCGAACTACGCGGCGTTCAATCTGGCTGCCGGAATTTTCCTTTGTCCGTCCGACGCCAACACCGGTCGCGGCACCATGGAAAACAACTACCGTTACAACTTTGGCGGGTCAACGCCATACCAGGGAGCGGACACATGGAACGACAACAACTGCCTCGGCGGCTGCCAGGCGATCTCAGACGGCAATGGCGCCTTCGCGTATCGGCATGTGACGCGATTCCGCGACTTCACCGACGGCACGACCAACACAGTGGCCTTCAGCGAACGCACCAAAGGTGCCGGGTTCGATGTCAACACGACTCCGCCGACGCCTGCCGACACGATCACCCAGCCGAACCGCAATACGGGTTTCGTCTCGGACATTGACGCGATGTACCAGGACTGCCTGAGCTATGTACCGCGAGCGGACCGGTTCAATTTCAACTCA encodes the following:
- a CDS encoding DUF1559 domain-containing protein produces the protein MNTGRRNNRIGFTLIELLVVIAIIAILIALLLPAVQQAREAARRTECKNKLKQIGLALHNYHSTYNCFPPGRMQYDRIVAGVPSAGTYTSYSDVSLSNWYGNKSVHLFLLPYVDQGNSYALIDFGVTSSPRMLQNGAPAHPNYAAFNLAAGIFLCPSDANTGRGTMENNYRYNFGGSTPYQGADTWNDNNCLGGCQAISDGNGAFAYRHVTRFRDFTDGTTNTVAFSERTKGAGFDVNTTPPTPADTITQPNRNTGFVSDIDAMYQDCLSYVPRADRFNFNSMGRWLNGSDFSNGWATAAYSSTMYNHVATPNWKGTDCGAASAIADVPGEAAIISARSFHIGGVNSLLADGSVRFFSDSIDLGIWRSLGTRSGGEVTGEF